The following proteins are encoded in a genomic region of [Eubacterium] hominis:
- a CDS encoding ribose-phosphate pyrophosphokinase — protein MEKKTVVFALTSSVGLANEIVSQLGIPLGQCDVKHFSDGEIMVELGESVRGKNVYIVQSTCAPVSSNIMEVLIAIDACKRASAAHISVVMPYFGYARQDRKAKARQPITSKLIADLLETAGANRVITMELHATQIQGFFDIPADDISAIPIIGKYFKDLNLKDVVVVSPDHGGTTRARKLAEILHAPLAIIDKRRPKPNVAEAMNIIGDVDGKVAIMVDDIVDTAGTLTAGIKMLYDKGATAVYASCVHGVLSGPAIERLKAAKLAGFICTNTIENNEKAAQYPEMKVLSVGPVLGEVIKAMEENRAVSDIVARYAE, from the coding sequence ATGGAAAAGAAAACAGTAGTTTTTGCGTTAACATCAAGTGTAGGATTAGCAAATGAAATCGTAAGTCAGTTAGGTATTCCTTTAGGACAATGCGATGTAAAACATTTCTCTGATGGAGAAATCATGGTAGAATTAGGAGAATCTGTACGTGGTAAAAACGTATATATCGTACAGTCTACATGTGCACCAGTAAGCAGCAACATTATGGAAGTATTGATTGCGATTGATGCATGTAAACGTGCTAGTGCAGCACATATCTCTGTTGTCATGCCATACTTTGGATATGCAAGACAGGATAGAAAAGCAAAAGCAAGACAGCCAATCACTTCAAAACTGATTGCTGACCTGTTAGAAACAGCAGGAGCTAACCGTGTAATTACAATGGAACTGCACGCAACTCAGATTCAGGGATTCTTCGATATTCCTGCAGATGATATCAGTGCAATTCCTATCATTGGAAAATATTTCAAAGATTTAAATCTTAAGGATGTTGTTGTTGTATCACCAGACCACGGTGGAACAACACGTGCAAGAAAACTTGCTGAAATTCTACATGCACCTCTGGCTATTATCGACAAACGTCGTCCAAAACCAAATGTAGCAGAAGCAATGAACATCATTGGGGATGTTGATGGCAAAGTAGCGATCATGGTTGACGATATCGTTGATACTGCAGGAACACTTACAGCTGGTATCAAGATGCTGTATGACAAAGGCGCAACTGCTGTATACGCTAGCTGCGTACACGGTGTATTATCAGGTCCTGCAATCGAACGTTTGAAAGCAGCGAAACTGGCTGGATTCATCTGTACAAACACAATTGAAAACAATGAAAAAGCTGCACAATACCCTGAAATGAAGGTATTATCTGTTGGTCCAGTACTTGGTGAAGTCATCAAGGCAATGGAAGAAAACAGAGCAGTAAGTGACATTGTTGCTCGCTACGCTGAATAA
- a CDS encoding 4Fe-4S binding protein: MELKEAHVFCFSPANHTMQVCQHIIEKIEYPGVMHNLTAHGSYSNVSLSSDDLAIFAVPSFGGRVPAVALEKFKELNGNQTPCLLVVTFGNRAQEDTLIELKDFVEQQGFITVGAMAVVCEHSIMHQFGANRPDAEDFKKMDAYLANLQSSLQQKKALQVQVPGNHPYKEFHAIPMVPKANSSCIACGKCAIECPVEAIDPMSPSTTDKNKCISCMRCITICPTHARALNPIILKGAVLKLKKACETRKEIELY; this comes from the coding sequence ATGGAATTAAAAGAAGCACATGTTTTTTGTTTTAGTCCTGCCAATCACACCATGCAGGTATGCCAGCACATTATCGAAAAGATAGAATATCCTGGTGTCATGCACAATCTAACAGCTCACGGGAGTTATTCTAATGTATCATTATCAAGTGATGATTTAGCAATCTTTGCAGTTCCTTCCTTTGGTGGCAGGGTACCTGCGGTTGCGTTAGAAAAGTTTAAAGAGCTTAATGGCAATCAAACACCTTGTTTATTGGTTGTGACCTTCGGAAACCGGGCACAGGAGGATACTTTGATTGAATTAAAAGATTTTGTAGAGCAGCAAGGATTTATCACAGTTGGTGCTATGGCAGTGGTCTGTGAACATTCTATTATGCATCAGTTTGGCGCTAATCGACCTGATGCAGAAGATTTCAAAAAGATGGATGCCTATCTAGCAAACCTGCAATCATCTTTACAACAGAAAAAAGCATTACAGGTACAAGTACCCGGCAATCATCCATATAAAGAATTTCACGCAATTCCTATGGTACCAAAAGCAAACAGTTCTTGTATCGCATGTGGAAAATGTGCTATTGAATGTCCGGTAGAAGCCATTGATCCAATGAGCCCTTCCACAACAGATAAAAATAAATGTATTAGCTGTATGCGCTGTATTACCATTTGTCCAACACACGCCAGAGCCTTAAATCCTATAATCTTAAAGGGTGCTGTCTTAAAGTTGAAAAAAGCTTGTGAAACAAGAAAAGAGATTGAATTATACTAA
- a CDS encoding WYL domain-containing protein — MAYQELIKNFEKIRTYMIDFYVYGFKSRQDFDQKSLRSYDNERRRIESYLKDYMRFTQSEEGKNVFLSIDSRHTTQNPLYQAFLAKSFTDIDITLHFYLLDILYDPEQCYTLNEIIDQIDQDHLSCFVDPLMIDKATVRKKLKEYTQLGLIVSEKTGKQLSYHRADTLDLSSCHDAICFFAQMGMVGVIGNYLMHQLSVQDSIFTFKHYYIAHALDSEILYQLLCAIQEKREVRIHHKQHQKNILWDLIPLKIFVSTQNGRQYLFAYHKHYHRISSYRMDYMDHVTLLEPSSQFDKKRELLSSLQKHMWGVRCSSHNIHLEHVEFQIYFSDYEEFIYQRLVREKRIGEVERLDKNTAVFRADVFDTNEMIPWIRTFICRIKQLDFSNRTVENQFRADLKAMYELYDIGGDA; from the coding sequence ATGGCATATCAAGAACTAATAAAAAACTTTGAGAAAATCAGAACATATATGATTGATTTTTATGTATATGGTTTTAAAAGTAGACAGGATTTTGATCAGAAAAGTTTGCGCTCTTATGATAACGAACGAAGAAGAATTGAAAGTTATCTAAAAGATTATATGCGATTTACTCAGAGTGAAGAAGGAAAAAATGTATTCTTATCCATAGACAGCCGTCATACTACACAAAATCCTTTGTATCAGGCATTTCTTGCCAAATCATTTACAGATATTGATATCACACTGCATTTTTATTTATTAGATATCCTTTATGATCCAGAGCAATGCTATACATTAAATGAAATCATAGATCAAATCGATCAGGACCACCTCTCCTGCTTTGTGGATCCTTTGATGATTGATAAAGCTACAGTACGAAAAAAGTTAAAGGAGTATACACAGCTTGGATTGATTGTCAGTGAAAAAACAGGTAAACAATTATCCTACCACAGAGCCGATACGCTAGATCTTTCTTCCTGTCATGATGCTATTTGCTTCTTTGCACAGATGGGAATGGTGGGTGTTATTGGTAATTATCTGATGCATCAATTATCTGTTCAAGATTCCATTTTTACTTTTAAACATTACTATATCGCACACGCATTAGACAGTGAAATTTTATATCAACTCTTGTGCGCAATCCAGGAGAAACGTGAAGTGCGTATTCATCATAAGCAGCATCAAAAAAATATCTTGTGGGATTTGATTCCCTTAAAAATCTTTGTGAGTACACAAAATGGTCGACAATACTTATTCGCATATCATAAACATTATCATCGTATTTCTTCTTATCGTATGGATTATATGGATCATGTGACCTTATTAGAACCTTCCTCACAATTTGATAAAAAACGTGAACTTTTATCTTCTCTACAGAAACATATGTGGGGTGTTCGCTGCAGCAGTCATAATATTCATCTCGAGCATGTAGAATTTCAGATTTACTTTTCTGATTATGAAGAATTTATCTATCAGCGCTTAGTTCGTGAAAAGCGGATTGGTGAAGTGGAACGATTAGATAAAAATACCGCAGTTTTCCGTGCTGATGTTTTTGATACAAACGAAATGATTCCCTGGATTCGTACCTTTATCTGTCGTATAAAACAATTGGATTTTTCAAACCGTACTGTTGAAAATCAGTTTCGCGCTGACTTAAAAGCAATGTATGAATTATATGATATTGGAGGTGATGCATAA
- a CDS encoding WYL domain-containing protein has product MLFHEIYGCYYESVARIIDQAIKGTLNEKIMHSIIQETAFSESFLTIEPALKNHQWPLLCDDMHTPVKHPSTMPLTLIEKRWLKAILLDPRIQLFDVSIKGLDDIMPLYQMDDIVYFDQYHDHDDYFDPAYIKNFKTIRKALHDQSSVSVYFVTGKGKRANIHGMPLQLEYSQKDDKFRLIIAYHHKKYTINISRILEVEIKEAFHYPKDVRTEEKKYFVMELVDERNALERVMLHFAHFEKEAKRLDENHYQVKVFYDGEDESELLIRVLSFGPFVKVIEPNHFINQIKRRLLSQKALSIK; this is encoded by the coding sequence ATGTTATTTCATGAGATATATGGATGCTACTATGAAAGTGTTGCTCGCATCATTGATCAAGCCATAAAAGGAACCCTGAATGAGAAAATCATGCATTCCATCATTCAGGAAACAGCCTTCTCTGAAAGCTTTTTAACGATAGAGCCTGCGCTAAAGAATCATCAATGGCCGCTTTTATGTGATGATATGCATACACCTGTAAAACACCCTTCTACTATGCCGCTTACACTCATAGAAAAACGCTGGTTAAAAGCTATTTTGCTTGATCCTCGTATTCAATTATTTGATGTGTCTATTAAAGGCTTGGATGATATTATGCCACTTTATCAAATGGATGACATTGTCTATTTTGATCAGTACCATGATCATGATGATTACTTTGATCCCGCTTATATTAAAAACTTTAAGACAATTCGCAAAGCCTTGCATGATCAATCCTCTGTATCCGTCTATTTTGTGACAGGAAAAGGCAAACGTGCTAACATTCATGGCATGCCACTTCAATTAGAATATTCACAAAAAGATGATAAGTTCCGTTTGATTATCGCATATCATCATAAAAAATATACAATTAATATTTCTCGTATATTAGAGGTAGAAATCAAAGAAGCATTCCATTATCCAAAAGATGTGCGTACAGAAGAAAAGAAATACTTTGTGATGGAATTAGTAGATGAGCGTAATGCGTTAGAGCGTGTGATGTTACACTTTGCGCATTTTGAAAAAGAAGCGAAACGGTTAGATGAAAACCATTATCAAGTCAAAGTGTTTTATGATGGAGAAGATGAATCTGAACTATTGATTCGCGTTTTATCTTTTGGTCCATTTGTGAAAGTCATAGAACCAAATCATTTTATTAATCAGATTAAAAGGCGTTTATTGTCACAAAAAGCATTATCTATAAAATAA
- a CDS encoding slipin family protein, with translation MKIKINENQIGLLYRKSKFVKLLYAGTYHCFANDKVELLSINQPISSMYCSLEKLIQFPEIKKNATIIDVGDEQYALHYIDGKFSQCLPTGLYAYWNIENNHKVQYIDVKEPMVEDDIPRYIFANIPRSYYQQVNIAQYEKGRLFYDQKFITVLDAGIYYFWNTKTMVDVDIVDMRLKQLDVIGQEVLTKDKVTLRINMVAHYRVTDCVAILTEIDDYLTQLYVMAQLVLREYIGNYKMEELLENKEEIGTYVFEQLKQRAASLYIDITDAGIKDIILPGDMREIMNTVLIAEKRAQANVITRREEVASTRSLLNTAKLLDENKTLYRLKELEYLERICENVGNITLNGNSDILTQLAAFIQKQEVLS, from the coding sequence ATGAAAATTAAAATTAATGAAAATCAAATAGGTTTATTATATCGGAAAAGTAAATTTGTTAAGTTATTATATGCAGGAACATATCACTGTTTCGCAAATGATAAAGTAGAATTATTATCTATCAACCAGCCAATTTCATCCATGTATTGTTCCTTGGAGAAACTTATTCAGTTTCCTGAAATCAAGAAGAACGCTACCATTATAGATGTTGGTGATGAACAATATGCATTACACTATATCGATGGTAAATTTTCACAATGTCTGCCTACTGGTTTGTATGCTTACTGGAACATAGAAAACAATCATAAAGTACAATATATAGATGTAAAAGAACCAATGGTAGAGGATGATATTCCACGCTATATCTTTGCGAACATTCCACGTTCTTATTATCAACAAGTAAACATTGCGCAATATGAAAAAGGTCGCTTGTTTTATGATCAGAAGTTCATAACTGTTTTAGATGCTGGTATTTATTATTTCTGGAATACAAAAACAATGGTTGATGTGGATATTGTAGATATGCGATTGAAACAGTTAGATGTCATAGGACAGGAAGTATTGACAAAAGATAAAGTCACATTACGTATCAATATGGTTGCTCATTATCGTGTTACTGATTGTGTCGCAATTCTTACTGAAATTGATGATTATTTAACACAATTATATGTCATGGCACAGTTGGTATTACGTGAATATATTGGCAACTATAAGATGGAGGAACTGTTAGAAAACAAGGAAGAAATCGGTACGTATGTTTTTGAACAATTAAAACAGCGGGCTGCTTCTCTTTACATTGATATCACAGATGCTGGTATCAAAGATATCATTTTACCAGGTGATATGCGTGAGATTATGAATACGGTTTTAATCGCAGAAAAACGCGCACAGGCCAATGTCATTACACGAAGGGAAGAAGTTGCGTCAACACGTTCTTTATTGAATACCGCTAAATTATTAGATGAGAACAAAACTTTATATCGCTTAAAAGAATTAGAATATTTAGAAAGAATCTGCGAAAATGTAGGAAATATCACCTTAAATGGGAATAGTGATATCCTTACACAATTAGCAGCATTTATACAGAAACAGGAGGTATTATCATGA
- the mnmE gene encoding tRNA uridine-5-carboxymethylaminomethyl(34) synthesis GTPase MnmE, which yields MLQDTIAAISTAAVDGAISIIRMSGDDAIRIANILCSIDLTKKESHTISYAFIIDPFTKEAVDEVLVSVFKAPKTYTMEDIVEINCHGGRFITKKILQLCLMQGARLAEPGEFTRRAFLHGRIDLTQAEAVNDMIQATTNENSRLAIRGIKGSVKKLLDPLIENILDIIANIEVNIDYPEYDDVEQLTNEVVLPKAAAWMGKIDEILDRAQSGQIMKEGIKTAIVGKPNVGKSSLLNALLEEDKAIVTDVAGTTRDIVEGHIHLEGLTLNLIDTAGIRETEDVVEKIGIKRSIQAIEQAQLVILVLDASRGLDEQDQELLSMTKDKTRIIVYNKTDLKQVENHLAISAEKKDIEPLVKEIHRLFDKHQIAMEVPTLANERQISLMLRAKQSMAQAIEALNAGMELDMVEIDIQDAYTSLKEILGEVHREDLLDTLFSNFCLGK from the coding sequence ATGTTACAGGATACCATAGCAGCAATATCTACAGCGGCAGTCGATGGGGCTATTTCCATTATTCGTATGAGTGGGGATGATGCCATCAGAATCGCAAATATCTTATGTAGTATTGATTTAACAAAGAAAGAAAGTCATACAATATCGTATGCATTTATCATAGATCCTTTCACAAAGGAAGCAGTTGATGAAGTATTAGTTTCTGTATTCAAAGCGCCAAAGACGTATACAATGGAGGATATTGTAGAGATCAATTGTCATGGCGGTCGTTTTATCACAAAGAAAATTTTACAGTTATGTTTGATGCAGGGGGCCCGCCTTGCTGAACCAGGGGAATTTACAAGACGTGCCTTCCTGCATGGCAGAATTGATTTAACCCAGGCAGAAGCCGTGAATGATATGATACAAGCCACAACCAATGAAAACAGCAGACTTGCAATACGTGGAATCAAAGGCAGTGTCAAGAAACTGTTGGATCCATTAATTGAAAACATCTTAGATATTATTGCGAATATTGAGGTAAATATTGATTATCCTGAATATGATGATGTAGAGCAGTTAACCAATGAAGTTGTTTTACCAAAAGCAGCCGCATGGATGGGAAAAATTGATGAGATACTTGATCGTGCACAAAGTGGGCAGATCATGAAGGAAGGTATCAAAACAGCAATTGTTGGAAAACCTAATGTTGGGAAAAGCAGTCTGTTAAACGCTTTATTGGAAGAAGATAAGGCGATTGTGACAGATGTCGCAGGGACTACCCGGGATATTGTGGAAGGTCATATTCATCTAGAAGGACTTACCTTGAATTTGATTGATACAGCAGGTATAAGGGAAACCGAGGATGTTGTGGAGAAGATTGGTATCAAGCGAAGTATTCAGGCAATTGAACAGGCACAACTGGTGATTCTTGTATTGGATGCATCAAGAGGATTGGATGAACAGGATCAAGAACTTTTATCAATGACAAAAGATAAAACCAGAATTATCGTTTATAATAAGACAGATTTAAAACAAGTAGAAAATCATTTAGCAATCAGCGCAGAGAAAAAAGATATAGAACCGCTTGTGAAAGAAATTCATCGTTTATTTGATAAACATCAGATTGCGATGGAAGTACCAACACTTGCCAATGAGCGCCAGATATCCTTAATGTTACGTGCAAAACAAAGTATGGCACAGGCAATAGAAGCATTAAATGCAGGTATGGAATTGGATATGGTGGAAATTGATATACAGGATGCATATACGTCTTTAAAAGAGATATTAGGAGAAGTGCATCGAGAAGATTTATTAGATACGTTATTCTCAAACTTTTGTTTGGGTAAATAG
- a CDS encoding RtcB family protein gives MIEIKGTYTNAIVYTDVVEDTALEQIKTLCDQSFVEDCKIRIMPDVHAGAGCVIGFTADLNQRVIPNIVGVDIGCGMLCVNLGKSPIDFVKLDEVIRKYVPNGFDVHPGRITRFPAIQELRCYRSLKDTRRFERSIGTLGGGNHFIEIDIDDDENHYLVIHTGSRNLGKQIADYYQNLAYDLMRGKDKLFEQREQIIKEYKEAGRKSEIQAALVALANSFEAKEIKTPKELCYLEGSYRDDYLHDMNIAQEFAKLNRRMIAETIIQHMFDMKLDDFDHFETIHNYIDHENNMIRKGAVSAKEGEILLIPINMRDGSLICVGKGNDEWNCSAPHGAGRLYSRGKAKELFTVDEFANTMDGIFSTSINSDTLDECPMAYKSMEDITKNIADTVDIIKTIHPLYNFKASS, from the coding sequence ATGATAGAAATTAAAGGAACATATACCAATGCCATTGTATACACAGATGTTGTGGAAGATACTGCGTTGGAGCAAATAAAAACCCTTTGTGATCAAAGCTTTGTGGAAGATTGTAAAATCAGAATCATGCCAGATGTACATGCAGGTGCTGGCTGTGTCATTGGTTTTACTGCCGATTTAAATCAACGTGTTATCCCTAATATTGTTGGTGTGGATATTGGTTGTGGTATGTTATGTGTCAATCTGGGAAAATCCCCTATTGACTTTGTGAAGCTGGATGAAGTTATTCGTAAATATGTCCCTAATGGCTTTGATGTACATCCAGGAAGAATTACACGTTTCCCAGCAATTCAAGAACTTCGCTGTTATCGTTCATTAAAAGATACACGACGTTTTGAACGTAGTATTGGGACACTTGGTGGTGGAAATCACTTTATCGAAATTGATATAGATGATGATGAAAATCACTATCTTGTGATTCATACAGGAAGCCGTAATTTAGGTAAACAAATCGCAGATTACTACCAGAATCTTGCTTATGATCTTATGCGTGGGAAAGATAAATTATTTGAACAGCGTGAACAGATTATCAAAGAATATAAAGAAGCTGGTCGTAAATCAGAAATACAAGCTGCCCTTGTTGCACTGGCAAACAGCTTTGAAGCAAAGGAAATCAAAACACCAAAAGAGCTTTGTTACTTGGAAGGAAGTTATCGTGATGATTACTTACATGATATGAATATTGCCCAGGAATTTGCGAAATTAAATCGTCGAATGATTGCGGAAACCATAATCCAGCATATGTTTGATATGAAACTGGATGATTTTGATCACTTTGAAACAATACACAATTATATTGATCATGAAAATAATATGATACGAAAAGGTGCAGTTTCCGCAAAAGAAGGTGAAATCTTATTGATTCCTATCAATATGCGTGATGGCTCTTTGATATGTGTTGGTAAAGGCAATGATGAATGGAATTGTTCTGCGCCTCATGGTGCCGGACGTTTATATAGCCGTGGTAAAGCAAAAGAATTGTTTACGGTAGATGAATTTGCGAATACAATGGATGGAATATTCTCTACATCTATTAATTCTGATACGCTGGATGAATGCCCTATGGCTTATAAATCCATGGAAGATATCACAAAAAATATCGCAGATACCGTAGATATTATAAAAACGATCCATCCTTTGTATAATTTCAAAGCATCATCTTAA
- a CDS encoding DUF1622 domain-containing protein: protein MLEHYIELFLPEIVSILEIMGIIVISVGCLKAFYHYMKAYLTNKNYPLRIELANALALGLEFKMGAEILKTVLVRSMNEIFILGAIILLRALLSLMIHFEIKAENSHASGEHSANDY, encoded by the coding sequence ATGCTGGAACATTACATAGAACTATTTTTGCCCGAAATCGTATCCATTTTGGAAATCATGGGTATTATTGTCATTAGTGTTGGCTGTTTAAAAGCCTTTTATCACTATATGAAAGCATATCTGACAAATAAAAATTACCCTTTACGAATTGAATTAGCAAATGCTCTGGCATTAGGTCTGGAATTTAAAATGGGAGCGGAGATTTTAAAAACCGTTCTTGTGAGAAGTATGAATGAAATATTCATACTTGGCGCAATTATCCTGTTACGTGCGTTGTTATCACTGATGATTCATTTTGAAATCAAAGCAGAGAACTCACATGCCTCAGGAGAGCATAGTGCAAATGATTATTAA
- a CDS encoding prepilin-type N-terminal cleavage/methylation domain-containing protein: MKKKEQGFTLIEIIVVLLIIGILLAITIPSIMGYVSKAKDAQLLTEARSVLLAAKTKGTQLCANNELSSFDKYIDEIMEESQVDGELISLELNKKKDSSGDFILHINNRYIYYDDEKQSFEVKDKLENAKVAYDRIINTMLTNTKINEIISSYFIDHANANSIDSEGSNYGQPIKEMLNSLGYDTSDISFRIYNANNLRSITISQRITKEMNGQSIQVTRYNFGNNGFDSNNYIKQTGTGKVAIKDGNLAFIDISRTNDWQDVSN; the protein is encoded by the coding sequence ATGAAAAAGAAGGAACAAGGATTCACTTTGATTGAGATCATCGTTGTTTTATTGATTATTGGCATCCTGCTTGCGATTACGATCCCTTCCATCATGGGATATGTATCCAAAGCAAAGGATGCACAGCTTTTAACAGAAGCACGCAGTGTTTTGCTTGCGGCTAAGACAAAGGGAACTCAGCTTTGTGCAAATAATGAATTATCGTCTTTTGATAAATATATTGATGAAATTATGGAAGAATCACAAGTAGATGGTGAACTGATTTCCCTAGAACTTAATAAGAAAAAGGACAGTAGCGGTGATTTTATCCTTCATATTAATAATCGCTATATCTATTATGATGATGAAAAGCAGTCATTTGAAGTAAAAGATAAATTAGAAAATGCCAAAGTTGCTTATGATCGTATCATAAATACCATGTTAACGAATACAAAGATAAACGAGATAATATCTTCCTATTTCATAGATCATGCTAATGCTAATAGTATTGATTCTGAAGGTAGTAATTATGGACAACCAATCAAAGAAATGCTAAATAGCCTTGGATATGATACCTCTGATATTAGTTTTCGTATATATAATGCTAATAATCTTCGATCCATTACAATTTCTCAAAGAATAACTAAAGAAATGAATGGGCAGTCTATCCAGGTTACACGATATAATTTTGGAAATAATGGATTTGATTCTAATAATTACATTAAACAAACAGGTACTGGAAAAGTTGCTATTAAAGATGGCAATCTAGCATTTATTGATATATCAAGAACAAATGATTGGCAAGATGTTTCAAATTAA
- a CDS encoding TatD family hydrolase: MNYSLIDTHCHITCDELYSHIYEVLMNAKYHHVERMLIVCIDWKSFERAKELKQREDIFDIAMGFHPSDLYDFTEHDYERLEQVLANDEVVALGEIGLDYHWDTVKKEDQKKGFIRQIELANKYKKPILIHMRDATQDTLEILQEYAKTPFLMHCFSGSKETAKIIMRMGGYISFAGPITFKNANGLLEVPAVCDVHKIFVETDCPYLTPHPHRGKQNEPMYVQYTFEKVCELLGMDEKDLSEQMKRNYQELFHSKR, encoded by the coding sequence ATGAATTATTCATTAATAGATACACATTGTCATATTACCTGTGATGAATTATATAGTCATATTTATGAAGTTTTAATGAATGCAAAATATCATCATGTGGAACGAATGTTGATTGTCTGCATTGATTGGAAAAGTTTTGAACGAGCAAAAGAATTAAAACAAAGAGAAGATATTTTTGATATCGCAATGGGGTTTCATCCAAGTGACTTATATGATTTTACTGAACATGATTATGAACGTTTGGAACAGGTGCTCGCAAATGATGAAGTTGTGGCATTAGGTGAAATTGGATTAGATTATCATTGGGATACAGTGAAAAAAGAAGATCAAAAGAAAGGTTTTATTCGCCAAATTGAACTCGCTAATAAATATAAAAAGCCAATTCTTATACATATGCGTGATGCGACACAAGATACACTTGAAATTTTACAGGAGTATGCGAAAACACCATTTTTAATGCATTGTTTTAGTGGTAGTAAAGAAACTGCAAAAATCATTATGCGTATGGGCGGCTATATTTCTTTCGCAGGACCGATTACTTTCAAAAATGCCAATGGTTTATTAGAGGTTCCTGCAGTATGCGATGTACACAAAATATTTGTGGAAACAGATTGTCCATATTTAACACCACATCCACACCGTGGGAAACAGAATGAACCAATGTATGTACAATATACTTTTGAAAAGGTTTGTGAATTGTTGGGTATGGATGAAAAAGATTTAAGTGAACAGATGAAACGAAATTATCAGGAGTTGTTTCATTCAAAGAGATAA
- a CDS encoding metal-dependent transcriptional regulator — MLLGESLEDYLETLLILEGTGKIRCVDVANRMSVSKPSVNKAMNVLKEKGYVLQESYGDIHLTDAGRELAKSVYHRHQTISNFLQDVLGVSAENADEDACHIEHVISDETFEKMENYRR; from the coding sequence GTGTTATTAGGTGAATCTTTAGAAGATTATTTAGAAACATTGCTGATTTTAGAAGGTACCGGTAAAATTCGATGTGTGGATGTCGCTAATCGTATGAGTGTCAGTAAACCCTCTGTAAATAAAGCAATGAATGTATTAAAAGAAAAAGGGTATGTCTTACAGGAAAGTTATGGGGATATCCATTTGACAGACGCTGGTAGAGAACTCGCTAAAAGTGTTTATCATCGTCATCAGACAATTTCCAATTTCTTACAGGATGTGCTAGGTGTCAGCGCAGAAAATGCAGATGAGGATGCTTGTCATATCGAACATGTCATCAGTGATGAAACTTTTGAGAAAATGGAAAATTATCGTAGATAA
- a CDS encoding polysaccharide deacetylase translates to MNKKTFQKVLIACVGFLIFVTFMAVIFHHFADTKDEPVSAKPNKVVYLTFDDGPSKNTKAVLRILKHYDVHATFFVTGQFPEYESLIKDEFKQGNAIGVHTYCHDYATIYASSEAYFKDIDKANEMIKRQTGMTSPLLRFPGGTSNTVSRKYCDGIMSTLSKEAIEKGYQYYDWNAENGDGNSSLDKDTLIHTALKEVEGKDSVMMLMHDGGGNEATVKALPAIIKNLKKQGYEFKVIDATTPVFHHHIAN, encoded by the coding sequence ATGAATAAAAAAACATTTCAAAAAGTATTGATCGCATGTGTGGGTTTTCTTATCTTTGTGACGTTTATGGCTGTGATATTTCACCATTTTGCGGATACGAAGGATGAACCAGTTAGCGCAAAACCTAATAAAGTAGTTTATCTGACATTTGATGATGGACCAAGTAAAAACACAAAAGCAGTATTAAGAATATTAAAACATTATGATGTCCATGCGACATTCTTTGTGACAGGTCAATTTCCAGAATATGAGTCTTTGATTAAAGATGAATTTAAACAAGGCAATGCGATTGGTGTACATACCTATTGTCATGATTATGCGACTATTTACGCAAGTAGTGAAGCATATTTTAAGGATATTGATAAAGCCAATGAAATGATTAAACGGCAAACGGGGATGACTTCTCCACTACTTCGTTTTCCAGGTGGCACAAGTAATACAGTATCAAGGAAATATTGCGATGGTATCATGTCAACTTTATCAAAAGAAGCGATTGAAAAGGGTTATCAATACTATGATTGGAATGCAGAAAATGGTGATGGAAATTCATCTCTGGATAAGGATACATTGATTCATACGGCATTAAAAGAAGTAGAAGGAAAAGACAGTGTTATGATGTTGATGCATGATGGCGGTGGAAATGAGGCAACTGTAAAGGCACTACCAGCGATTATTAAGAATTTAAAGAAACAAGGATATGAATTTAAAGTGATTGATGCGACAACTCCGGTATTTCATCACCACATCGCAAATTAA